One stretch of Toxoplasma gondii ME49 chromosome XI, whole genome shotgun sequence DNA includes these proteins:
- a CDS encoding methylmalonate-semialdehyde dehydrogenase [acylating], putative (encoded by transcript TGME49_311370) encodes MWTSSWQRASSFGAVRDSGSVARHRPYVVRVASPAVSPVTSRAKLCTPMTLTAVLPSSVSPLSYFQRRETRLLSHRHPGTRAMSTTLRSLLPCMKDGKVPMFIDNEFVTSKTNIANKDQVHLVHCPSTNDLLAVNPQPLDAEVHTAIRSCHSAQAGWRQMSLAQRKKFLLSFLHALENGKDDLANIITREHGKTLLDAQGEVRRGIEAVEETVSASPFLRGDNLHNIADGMDCFTYKLPLGVCCGITPFNFPAMIPLWMFPVACLAGNTFLLKPSERTPLAAAKLMSFVQEAGWPKGVVNVVHGDARTANILCTAPSVAAVSFVGNNKAGELIYKLCGESGKRAQCNMGAKNHAVVMPDADKEEALNGVVTAAFGEAGQRCMSTSVLLLVGDAGNWLEDLLLVASALKVGPGSDPSVDVGPLISKESKIRIKAAVKQSIREGAKLLLDGLHPVVEGFPNGNFLGPTVLEIPHLNITAYKEELFGPVLCVKKVNSIQEAVDLVNTNKYGNGSAIFTRSGSTARFFQQSVAVGQVGINVPVPLPLPSFSFTGWNDSMRGALHFNGKMGAEFYTRTKTITARWRGSGCH; translated from the exons ATGTGGACATCGTCGTGGCAACGAGCAAGCTCTTTCGGCGCTGTGCGTGACTCTGGCTCGGTCGCCCGTCACCGTCCGTACGTTGTCCGCGTGGCTTCACCAGCAGTTTCACCAGTCACGAGTCGGGCAAAATTGTGCACGCCGATGACGCTGACTGCAGTGCTGCCTTCAAgtgtttcccctctttcATATTTCCAGAGACGTGAAACCCGACTTTTGAGCCATCGCCACCCAGGAACGAGAGCCATGTCCACAACCCTACGATCACTGCTTCCTTGCATGAAAGACGGGAAAGTCCCGATGTTCATAGACAACGAGTTTGTTACGAGCAAAACAAACATCGCCAATAAGGACCAGGTTCATCTCGTGCATTGCCCTTCAACCAAC GACTTGCTGGCGGTGAACCCCCAACCCTTGGACGCCGAGGTTCACACTGCGATCCGAAGCTGCCACTCAGCCCAAGCAGGGTGGAGGCAGATGAGTCTGGCGCAAAGGAAgaagtttcttctctcctttttgcATGCTTTAGAAAACGGGAAGGATGACCTTGCTAACATCATCACTCGAG AACACGGGAAGACGCTGCTCGATGCACAAGGTGAAGTCAGGCGTGGAATTGAAGCCGTAGAAGAAACGGTATcagcctctcctttcctgcgAGGCGACAATTTGCATAACATAGCTGATGGTATGGACTGCTTCACATACAAGCTCCCACTTGGCGTCTGCTGCGGCATCACACCTTTCAATTTTCCCGCCATG ATTCCACTATGGATGTTCCCAGTCGCGTGCTTAGCTGGAAACACATTCTTGCTAAAGCCGTCCGAAAGGACTCCTCTGGCGGCAGCAAAGCTCATGAGTTTCGTTCAAGAAGCTGGCTGGCCAAAGGGTGTCGTTAACGTTGTG CACGGAGACGCACGGACTGCAAACATTCTCTGCACGGCACCCAGCGTCGCTGCAGTTTCTTTCGTAGGCAACAACAAAGCAG GAGAATTGATTTACAAGCTTTGCGGAGAATCCGGGAAACGAGCACAATGCAACATGGGGGCGAAAAACCATGCTGTTGTCATGCCAG ATGCTgacaaggaagaagctcTCAATGGAGTTGTAACTGCGGCGTTCGGTGAAGCAGGCCAGCGGTGCATGTCTACTTCAGTGCTGCTATTGGTTGGCGATGCCGGAAACTGGTTGGAAGACCTCCTACTCGTTGCAAGTGCTTTAAAAG TTGGTCCGGGCAGCGACCCGAGCGTCGATGTTGGGCCGCTGATTTCCAAGGAATCAAAGATTCGAATCAAAGCGGCGGTGAAGCAGAGCATTCGTGAGGGTGCAAAGCTTCTACTGGACGGTCTTCATCCTGTCGTGGAAGGTTTTCCTAACGGCAACTTTCTCGGTCCCACAGTTTTGGAGATTCCTCATCTGAACATCACTGCCTACAAG GAGGAACTGTTCGGGCCAGTTCTCTGCGTTAAGAAGGTCAATTCTATCCAAGAGGCAGTGGACCTCGTGAACACAAACAAATAC GGGAATGGCTCGGCTATTTTCACACGAAGCGGTTCAACAgctcgcttcttccagcAGTCTGTTGCTGTCGGACAA GTGGGAATAAATGTTCCGGTACCCCTTCCTCTCCCAAGTTTCTCCTTCACCGGCTGGAACGACAGCATGCGTGGAGCTCTTCACTTCAACGGCAAAATGGGCGCCGAATTCTACACACGGACCAAAACGATCACTGCCCGTTGGAGGGGGAGTGGCTGTCACTAG
- a CDS encoding hypothetical protein (encoded by transcript TGME49_311375), producing the protein MQGNPQCATLQIRAFSPSLLFPGDSRSVVVGTQQVVGIRLTPCAIGRQIIGGDASLPFPQRADLMYLDTLKSKDVPHGFTRKGTRQCGSLITRDIEGAFPENPYERLTARRDSSFKSEATSVLNRRPREGSRPTDLSLQTRDIEVSRRNWC; encoded by the exons ATGCAAGGTAACCCGCAGTGTGCAACACTGCAGATACGGGCCTTTAGTCCATCCCTGCTGTTCCCCGGTGACAGCCGCTCGGTGGTAGTGGG CACTCAGCAAGTAGTGGGCATCCGCCTAACTCCCTGCGCAATAGGAAGGCAG ATCATAGGCGGAGATGCATCCCTTCCATTTCCCCAGCGCGCG GATTTGATGTACCTGGATACGCTGAAGTCAAAAGATGTCCCACATG GATTTACGCGGAAGGGGACGCGACAATGTGGTTCTCTTATAACACGAGATATTGAAGGGGCATTTCCGGAGAACCCTTATGAACG GCTGACAGCCAGAAGAGACTCGTCTTTTAAATCGGAGGCAACATC GGTCCTCAATAGAAGACCGCGGGAAGGTTCCAGGCCGACTGATTTGTCCCTGCAAACGCGTGACATCGAGGTGAGTCGGCGGAATTGGTGCTGA